The proteins below are encoded in one region of Clostridium estertheticum:
- a CDS encoding thymidine kinase, translated as MYGPKNHGWVEVIIGPMYSGKSEELIRRIRRTKIAKQKVQVFKPEIDNRYSKDDVVSHCGEKEEAVRVKNSLQILDLLDADTQVIAIDEVQFFDKGIIDIITSLADNNKRVICAGLDMDFRGEPFGPIPALLAIAEFVDKIQAICVVCGNPATRTQRLINGKPAKYEDKIVLIGATESYEARCRKCHIVPKKGV; from the coding sequence ATGTACGGACCAAAAAATCATGGCTGGGTGGAAGTTATTATAGGACCTATGTACAGTGGAAAATCTGAGGAACTTATACGTAGAATAAGAAGAACTAAAATTGCAAAGCAAAAAGTGCAGGTTTTTAAACCGGAAATTGACAATAGATATAGTAAAGACGATGTGGTATCTCACTGTGGAGAAAAGGAAGAAGCGGTTAGGGTTAAGAATAGCTTGCAAATATTAGATCTTTTAGATGCGGATACACAAGTTATTGCTATCGATGAGGTACAGTTTTTTGACAAGGGTATTATAGATATAATTACATCACTTGCTGATAATAACAAAAGAGTTATATGTGCGGGACTAGATATGGATTTTAGAGGTGAACCATTCGGGCCTATACCAGCACTACTCGCAATAGCGGAATTTGTTGATAAAATTCAGGCAATTTGTGTAGTGTGTGGTAATCCTGCTACTAGAACTCAACGTCTAATTAATGGGAAACCAGCTAAATATGAAGATAAAATTGTATTGATTGGGGCTACGGAGTCGTATGAAGCAAGATGCAGAAAGTGTCATATTGTACCAAAAAAGGGGGTTTAA
- a CDS encoding ribose-5-phosphate isomerase, with amino-acid sequence MLKNLDYEKIIEAICYVKGIKRHESLRILKDRECRYILFLLLQKHKCDDIEIAYKKFLISSKRAANYGLKKAEERFFINKEFREMYFEIENILGV; translated from the coding sequence ATGTTGAAAAATCTTGATTATGAAAAGATAATAGAAGCTATCTGTTATGTGAAAGGTATAAAAAGACATGAATCATTAAGAATATTAAAAGATAGAGAATGTAGGTATATATTATTCTTATTATTACAAAAGCATAAATGTGATGATATTGAAATTGCTTATAAGAAATTTTTAATTTCTAGCAAAAGGGCCGCTAATTATGGATTAAAAAAAGCAGAGGAACGATTTTTCATTAATAAGGAATTTAGAGAGATGTATTTTGAAATAGAGAATATATTAGGAGTATAG
- a CDS encoding DUF1385 domain-containing protein, with translation MARNTSVGGQAVIEGVMMRGCDGIATAVRTEQGEIVVEKKSYTSYTKKNKLVGLPIIRGFISLIESLIIGIKTLNYSASFFEEEGEPSKLDKCIQKLFKEKSNDVVMGISLVISLALSVGLFFIVPTFVANLFSKLGTSTMGMNIVEGIIRVLIFLLYVYLIGKMEDIKRVYEYHGAEHKTIFCYENEVELTPENAAKFGRLHPRCGTNFLFLVMIVSIIVFSLTGWNSIGERIMYRIILLPFISGISYEIIKWMGKSKSNLAKILSYPGLKLQNLTTREPDLSQLEVAIRALKVAEGIVD, from the coding sequence ATGGCTAGAAATACAAGCGTGGGAGGCCAAGCGGTAATTGAAGGGGTTATGATGAGAGGCTGCGATGGAATTGCAACTGCAGTGAGAACTGAGCAAGGAGAAATTGTAGTTGAGAAAAAAAGTTACACATCATATACTAAAAAGAATAAATTGGTAGGGCTACCAATAATAAGAGGGTTCATTTCCTTGATTGAATCATTAATTATAGGTATAAAGACATTAAATTATTCAGCTTCTTTTTTTGAAGAGGAAGGCGAACCTTCAAAATTAGATAAATGCATACAAAAATTGTTCAAGGAAAAAAGTAATGATGTAGTTATGGGGATATCTCTTGTAATTTCTTTGGCTCTATCTGTAGGATTGTTTTTTATTGTGCCGACCTTTGTGGCTAATTTATTTAGTAAATTGGGTACAAGTACAATGGGTATGAATATTGTAGAGGGAATTATTAGAGTTTTAATATTTTTGCTATATGTGTATTTAATAGGGAAAATGGAAGATATTAAGAGGGTGTATGAGTATCACGGTGCAGAACATAAAACTATATTTTGTTATGAGAACGAAGTTGAATTAACTCCAGAAAATGCTGCTAAATTTGGAAGACTACATCCAAGATGTGGAACGAATTTTTTGTTTCTAGTTATGATAGTTAGCATTATAGTGTTTTCTTTAACTGGTTGGAACTCAATTGGAGAAAGAATAATGTATAGAATTATATTACTTCCTTTCATTTCAGGCATAAGTTATGAAATTATTAAATGGATGGGGAAAAGCAAAAGTAACTTAGCTAAAATTCTTTCTTATCCAGGACTTAAATTACAAAACTTAACTACAAGAGAACCGGATTTATCTCAATTAGAAGTGGCAATAAGAGCACTTAAAGTAGCAGAAGGAATTGTAGATTAA
- a CDS encoding L-threonylcarbamoyladenylate synthase, with translation MDTKIVILDVNSIAQDTINEAGLVIKEGGLVAFPTETVYGLGANALDKTAVEKIFKTKGRPQDNPLIVHVANRNIETLVKEVPNIAKEIMSKYWPGPITLIFNKSDLIPSTTSAGLDTVGIRMPSSVIARRLIEAAGTPIAAPSANISGRPSPTEVESCIEDLSGKIEYILGGEKSQIGIESTIVDCTCTPPCILRPGAITIEMLREIDEDIYIDKNVMSKPKKDFKPKAPGMKYRHYAPKAPVKIICGDIEKTIAKINEIVQTNMGNKKIGIIATDETKDKYPFGTVVSLGNRKHLETVGRNLFEVLRSFDAIDVDLILSEAFEEKGLGYAIMNRLKKSAGFDITYV, from the coding sequence ATGGATACAAAGATTGTGATTTTAGATGTAAATAGTATAGCACAAGATACAATTAATGAAGCAGGCCTAGTTATAAAAGAAGGCGGATTAGTTGCTTTTCCAACTGAAACGGTTTATGGCCTTGGAGCAAATGCCTTAGATAAGACTGCTGTAGAAAAGATTTTTAAGACGAAAGGTAGACCTCAGGATAATCCACTTATTGTGCATGTAGCTAATCGTAATATAGAGACCCTAGTTAAGGAAGTACCCAATATAGCTAAGGAAATAATGAGTAAATACTGGCCAGGACCAATAACATTAATTTTCAATAAGTCTGATTTGATTCCAAGTACTACGAGTGCGGGCCTTGATACTGTAGGCATACGTATGCCATCAAGTGTTATTGCGAGAAGGCTTATTGAAGCAGCTGGAACGCCTATTGCGGCTCCATCAGCTAATATATCTGGTAGACCTAGTCCTACAGAGGTAGAAAGTTGTATTGAAGATTTAAGTGGGAAGATAGAATATATTTTAGGCGGAGAAAAAAGCCAAATAGGAATTGAGTCAACAATAGTTGATTGTACATGTACTCCACCTTGCATACTTAGACCAGGAGCCATAACTATTGAGATGCTAAGAGAGATAGATGAGGATATATATATTGATAAGAATGTAATGTCTAAACCAAAAAAAGATTTTAAGCCTAAAGCACCTGGTATGAAGTATAGGCATTATGCACCAAAAGCCCCAGTAAAAATTATATGTGGAGACATAGAAAAAACTATTGCAAAAATCAATGAAATAGTGCAAACTAATATGGGCAACAAAAAAATAGGTATTATTGCAACAGACGAAACTAAAGATAAATATCCTTTTGGCACTGTTGTTTCTTTAGGAAATAGGAAACATTTAGAGACTGTGGGTAGAAACCTATTTGAAGTTTTAAGAAGTTTTGATGCTATAGATGTAGATTTAATATTATCAGAAGCCTTTGAGGAAAAGGGCCTCGGATATGCTATAATGAATAGGCTTAAGAAATCCGCAGGTTTTGATATAACTTACGTATAG
- the prmC gene encoding peptide chain release factor N(5)-glutamine methyltransferase, producing the protein MSKENTIQKVLLESYEILKKVNIESYLLDSQLLLGKVLKKDKLFIMINRDFKISIEQENEFFRLIQIRKNKMPIKYILGECEFMGMDFIVRPGVLIPRPDTEILVEEVIKHVKEKGLTQICDVCTGSGAIGISIAEFIKTVRVTLCDISEDALAVAKLNIERFKLSKRINIEHSDLLQVAINQHKKFEVIVSNPPYIKEEIIPTLMDDVKGYEPFIALCGGEDGLDFYRRITKESILVLEKGGLLAFEIGYDQKEAVTDILLKSGFNNIECIKDLSGNDRVIKATLVD; encoded by the coding sequence ATAAGTAAAGAAAATACTATACAGAAAGTGCTTTTAGAGTCATATGAAATTTTAAAAAAGGTCAATATCGAAAGTTATTTGTTAGATTCACAACTTTTACTTGGTAAAGTTTTAAAAAAAGATAAATTGTTCATAATGATTAATAGAGACTTTAAGATTAGTATAGAACAAGAAAATGAGTTTTTTAGGTTAATTCAGATTAGAAAAAATAAAATGCCTATAAAATACATTCTTGGCGAGTGCGAATTTATGGGAATGGATTTCATAGTAAGACCGGGAGTCCTAATACCGAGGCCTGATACTGAAATTTTGGTTGAGGAAGTAATTAAACATGTAAAGGAAAAAGGACTTACGCAAATATGTGATGTTTGTACTGGAAGTGGAGCTATTGGTATATCAATAGCTGAGTTTATTAAAACTGTTAGAGTAACTCTTTGTGATATATCAGAAGATGCTTTAGCTGTTGCAAAGCTAAATATAGAAAGGTTTAAATTGTCTAAAAGAATCAATATAGAGCACAGTGATTTGTTACAAGTAGCAATAAATCAACATAAAAAATTTGAAGTAATAGTTTCTAATCCACCCTATATAAAAGAAGAGATCATACCTACTCTAATGGATGACGTAAAGGGTTATGAACCATTTATAGCACTATGTGGTGGGGAAGATGGTCTTGATTTTTATAGGAGAATTACAAAAGAAAGCATATTGGTTTTAGAAAAAGGTGGACTTTTAGCTTTTGAAATAGGATATGATCAAAAAGAAGCAGTTACAGATATATTGCTTAAGTCAGGATTTAATAATATAGAATGTATTAAAGATTTATCGGGAAATGATAGGGTTATTAAAGCTACATTAGTTGATTAA
- the rpmE gene encoding 50S ribosomal protein L31 — translation MQKEIQPEYHHDTIVKCACGNTFTTGSTKQELKVDVCSNCHPFYTGKQKNIDAGGRVDRFMKKFNIKNEDVE, via the coding sequence ATGCAAAAAGAAATACAACCAGAATATCATCACGATACAATCGTTAAATGCGCATGTGGAAACACTTTTACTACAGGATCTACTAAACAAGAACTTAAAGTAGACGTATGTTCTAATTGCCATCCATTCTATACTGGTAAGCAAAAGAATATTGATGCCGGTGGAAGAGTTGATAGATTCATGAAGAAATTTAACATAAAAAATGAAGATGTAGAATAA
- the prfA gene encoding peptide chain release factor 1: protein MLDRLDFTENKYDELSIKIGDPLVIANQKEWQKLCKEHAGLEIIVTKYRIYKKAKQDLETNKEMLKEESDKEMKDMIQEEIKELNEIKETTQEELRVLLLPKDPYDERNVFVEIRAGAGGDEAALFAANLFRMYTRYAERNRWKVEVMSANETDIGGFKEIVFMIKGESTYSKFKYESGVHRVQRVPDTESSGRIHTSTATVAVLPEVDDVDIEVNANDLRIDVFRASGNGGQCVNTTDSAVRMTHIPTGLVVSCQDEKSQLKNKEKALKILKSRLYDRAEAERSAGIAEERKSQVGTGDRSERIRTYNYPQGRITDHRIGLTLYKLDAFLDGDIDEMLNSLITADQAEKMKAMGNNN, encoded by the coding sequence ATGTTAGATAGACTTGATTTTACGGAAAATAAATATGATGAACTTTCAATAAAAATTGGCGATCCATTGGTTATTGCTAATCAAAAAGAATGGCAAAAATTATGTAAAGAACATGCGGGACTTGAAATAATTGTTACAAAATATAGAATATATAAAAAAGCAAAACAAGATTTAGAAACAAATAAAGAAATGCTTAAAGAAGAATCTGATAAAGAAATGAAAGATATGATTCAAGAGGAAATTAAAGAATTAAACGAAATTAAGGAAACAACTCAGGAAGAATTAAGAGTTTTACTTTTGCCTAAGGACCCATATGATGAGAGAAATGTGTTTGTGGAAATTAGAGCAGGGGCTGGTGGAGATGAAGCGGCACTATTTGCAGCAAATCTATTTAGAATGTATACAAGATATGCAGAACGTAATAGGTGGAAAGTTGAAGTTATGAGTGCTAATGAAACTGATATTGGTGGATTTAAGGAAATAGTATTTATGATAAAAGGTGAATCTACCTATAGTAAATTCAAATATGAGAGTGGAGTTCATAGAGTTCAAAGAGTTCCAGATACTGAGTCAAGTGGAAGGATTCATACGTCTACAGCAACTGTAGCAGTTTTACCTGAAGTTGATGATGTTGACATTGAAGTTAATGCTAATGATTTAAGAATAGATGTGTTTAGAGCATCTGGTAATGGAGGACAATGCGTTAATACAACAGATTCAGCAGTAAGAATGACGCATATTCCAACAGGACTTGTAGTTTCTTGCCAGGATGAGAAATCCCAGTTAAAGAATAAAGAAAAAGCTCTGAAGATACTGAAATCTAGATTGTATGACAGAGCTGAGGCTGAGAGATCAGCAGGAATAGCTGAAGAGAGAAAGAGTCAAGTAGGTACTGGAGATAGAAGTGAGAGGATAAGAACATATAATTATCCTCAAGGCAGGATAACAGATCATAGAATCGGGTTAACCTTGTATAAATTAGATGCTTTTCTTGATGGAGACATAGATGAAATGCTGAATAGTTTAATAACTGCTGATCAAGCAGAAAAGATGAAAGCAATGGGTAATAATAACTAA
- the rpiB gene encoding ribose 5-phosphate isomerase B: MRIALGSDHGGLSLKKEIIKHLKSKNIEVTDFGTHTEDSCDYPDYALKVAEEVVAGNFELGILVCGTGIGVSICANKVPGIRAALCADTFSAHATREHNNANILTLGERTTGIGLALDIVDTFINAKFLGERHQRRIDKITEIEKKYCK; this comes from the coding sequence ATGAGGATAGCATTGGGTAGTGATCATGGTGGTTTAAGCTTAAAAAAAGAAATAATTAAACATTTGAAGAGTAAAAATATTGAGGTAACAGACTTTGGTACTCATACTGAAGATTCCTGTGATTATCCGGATTATGCACTAAAGGTTGCAGAGGAAGTAGTAGCAGGAAACTTTGAGTTAGGAATACTCGTATGTGGTACAGGGATTGGAGTAAGCATTTGTGCTAATAAAGTACCTGGAATACGGGCTGCACTGTGCGCTGATACTTTTAGTGCTCATGCAACGCGCGAACATAATAATGCTAACATACTTACGCTTGGAGAACGAACTACAGGAATAGGATTAGCTTTAGACATAGTAGATACTTTTATTAATGCTAAATTTTTAGGCGAAAGACATCAAAGAAGAATTGATAAAATTACTGAAATTGAAAAAAAATACTGTAAATAA
- the rho gene encoding transcription termination factor Rho → MINKDFENMTVIDLKQRCKELGIKNISKLKKSELIVEINKASQVSMQKDGVILREKISPKSSSTVEENVIDNSEKHIETNSAPITKPTSNENIDTGFKNQNENKKEQLQEMINESGSARGVLEIIENNSYGFLRGHNYLSGSDDIYVSPSQIRRFNLKTGDEVEGKVRTPKEGEKFKALLYVLKVNGENPERAVGRKPFEKLTPIYPTQRLILETNAADLSSRMMDIISPIGKGQRGIIVAQPKAGKTTLLKKIANSISINHPKVKLIVVLIDERPEEVTDMQRSIKGEVIYSTFDEEPDHHTKVASMVLERAKRMVEQGQDVVILLDSLTRLARAYNLTITPSGRTLSGGLDPSALLMPKKFFGAARNIEEGGSLTILATALVETGSRMDDMIFEEFKGTGNMEVHLDRKLQERRIFPAVDIYKSGTRREDLLLTKIEMETIYNLRKIMYREGNALGVTEKLLNLLSTTKSNKEFLEMINKNFELLAR, encoded by the coding sequence TTGATAAACAAAGATTTCGAAAATATGACAGTAATTGATCTAAAGCAGCGATGTAAAGAACTTGGTATTAAAAATATTTCTAAACTTAAAAAAAGTGAGTTAATTGTAGAAATCAACAAGGCATCACAAGTTTCTATGCAAAAAGATGGAGTAATTTTAAGAGAAAAGATAAGCCCCAAAAGCTCTTCTACAGTTGAAGAAAATGTTATAGATAATTCAGAAAAACATATCGAAACAAATTCAGCTCCAATTACTAAACCTACTTCTAATGAAAATATTGATACAGGTTTTAAAAATCAAAATGAAAATAAAAAAGAACAATTGCAAGAAATGATAAATGAATCAGGGTCGGCAAGAGGCGTGCTCGAAATAATTGAAAATAATAGCTATGGTTTTCTAAGAGGACACAATTATCTATCGGGTTCTGATGATATTTATGTTTCACCATCTCAAATTAGAAGATTTAATTTAAAGACAGGTGATGAAGTAGAAGGTAAAGTTAGAACACCTAAGGAAGGCGAAAAATTCAAGGCTTTACTATACGTACTGAAGGTAAATGGAGAAAATCCAGAGAGAGCAGTAGGTAGAAAACCTTTTGAAAAGCTAACCCCTATTTATCCAACACAAAGGCTAATACTTGAAACTAATGCAGCCGATTTATCTTCAAGAATGATGGATATTATTTCCCCTATAGGTAAAGGACAAAGAGGCATAATTGTAGCACAGCCAAAAGCAGGAAAAACGACACTTCTTAAAAAAATCGCTAATAGTATCTCAATAAATCATCCAAAAGTAAAATTAATAGTTGTTTTAATAGATGAAAGACCAGAAGAAGTAACTGACATGCAGAGATCTATTAAAGGCGAAGTTATATATTCAACATTTGATGAAGAACCAGATCATCATACAAAAGTAGCTTCTATGGTGCTTGAAAGAGCTAAAAGAATGGTTGAACAAGGTCAAGATGTAGTTATCTTACTAGATAGTTTAACTAGGCTTGCTAGGGCTTACAATTTAACTATAACACCTTCTGGAAGAACTTTATCTGGAGGACTTGATCCTAGCGCTCTTTTGATGCCAAAAAAATTCTTTGGAGCAGCTAGAAATATTGAAGAGGGCGGAAGTTTAACTATACTTGCGACAGCTCTTGTAGAAACAGGAAGCAGAATGGATGATATGATTTTTGAAGAATTTAAGGGAACTGGTAATATGGAAGTTCACTTGGATAGAAAACTTCAAGAAAGAAGAATATTCCCAGCTGTTGATATCTACAAATCAGGGACAAGAAGAGAAGATTTATTACTTACAAAGATTGAGATGGAGACTATATATAATTTAAGAAAAATAATGTATAGAGAAGGCAATGCTTTGGGCGTAACGGAAAAACTTCTTAATTTATTATCTACGACTAAGAGTAATAAGGAATTTTTAGAAATGATAAATAAGAATTTTGAATTATTAGCTAGATAA
- a CDS encoding CTP synthase — protein sequence MSSTKYIFVTGGVVSSLGKGITAASLGRLLKNRGLKVSIQKFDPYLNVDPGTMSPYQHGEVFVTDDGAETDLDLGHYERFIDENLSKSSNVTTGKVYWSVITKERRGDFLGGTVQVIPHITNEIKERVYRVAKEKDVDVVITEIGGTIGDIESLPFLEAIRQAQYEVGKENVCFIHVTLVPYLRKAGELKTKPTQHSVKELRSIGIQPDIIVCRSEKEISEDMKAKIAMFCNLEADSVIQNLDAENLYEVPLMLHNEGLDTLVCKKLKLDCHEIDNTAWIDMVDRLKNLSGNVKIALVGKYVELHDAYISVVEALSHGGLANDCNVEIKWINACDVTSENVSEILGDVHGILVPGGFGDRGIEGKIEATKYARENKVPFFGICLGMQCAVIEYARNVAGLSGANSSEIDPETKYPVIDLMPDQKDLDEKGGTMRLGLYACKLAKDSNAHEAYADEVIYERHRHRYEFNNEYRKAVVAQGLSLTGTSPDGKLVEIVEIKDHPWFVGVQFHPELKSRPNNPHVLFSDFIKAAIENDK from the coding sequence ATGAGTAGTACTAAGTACATATTTGTCACAGGTGGAGTAGTGTCATCTCTAGGTAAGGGAATAACAGCAGCTTCATTAGGTAGGCTTTTAAAAAATAGAGGTCTTAAGGTTTCTATTCAAAAATTTGATCCTTATTTAAATGTAGATCCAGGTACCATGAGTCCGTATCAGCATGGGGAAGTTTTTGTTACAGATGATGGTGCAGAAACAGATTTAGATTTAGGACATTATGAGAGATTTATTGATGAGAATCTAAGCAAGAGTAGTAATGTTACTACAGGAAAAGTATATTGGTCAGTTATAACAAAAGAAAGAAGAGGCGACTTCTTAGGTGGTACAGTACAAGTAATACCACATATAACTAATGAGATAAAAGAAAGAGTCTATAGAGTAGCTAAAGAAAAAGATGTAGATGTTGTTATAACTGAAATTGGTGGAACTATTGGAGATATTGAATCTTTACCTTTTTTAGAAGCTATAAGACAGGCACAATATGAAGTTGGAAAAGAGAATGTTTGCTTTATCCATGTTACGTTAGTACCATATTTAAGAAAAGCCGGAGAACTTAAAACAAAACCTACTCAACATTCTGTAAAAGAACTAAGAAGTATAGGTATTCAACCGGACATCATAGTATGTAGATCTGAAAAGGAAATATCTGAAGATATGAAGGCTAAAATTGCAATGTTCTGTAATTTAGAAGCGGACTCTGTAATTCAAAATTTAGATGCTGAAAATTTATATGAAGTACCACTTATGCTTCATAATGAAGGGTTAGACACTTTAGTATGTAAAAAATTAAAATTAGATTGTCATGAAATAGATAATACTGCATGGATAGATATGGTTGATAGATTAAAGAATTTATCTGGAAATGTTAAAATAGCACTAGTTGGAAAATATGTTGAGCTTCATGATGCATATATTTCTGTTGTTGAGGCACTTAGTCATGGAGGCCTCGCAAATGATTGCAATGTAGAAATTAAGTGGATAAATGCTTGTGATGTAACATCTGAGAATGTAAGCGAAATATTAGGTGATGTTCACGGAATATTGGTTCCAGGTGGATTTGGTGACAGAGGAATAGAAGGTAAAATTGAGGCAACAAAGTATGCTAGAGAAAATAAAGTGCCATTTTTCGGAATATGTCTTGGTATGCAGTGTGCTGTTATAGAGTATGCAAGAAATGTAGCAGGACTAAGCGGAGCTAATAGTTCTGAAATTGATCCAGAGACTAAGTATCCAGTGATAGATTTAATGCCAGATCAAAAGGATTTGGATGAAAAAGGTGGCACTATGAGACTTGGGTTATATGCATGTAAGTTAGCAAAAGATTCAAACGCTCATGAAGCTTATGCAGATGAAGTAATATATGAAAGACACAGACATAGATATGAATTTAATAATGAATATAGAAAAGCAGTAGTTGCGCAGGGACTTTCACTTACGGGAACAAGTCCTGATGGAAAACTAGTAGAAATAGTTGAAATTAAAGATCACCCTTGGTTTGTTGGAGTTCAGTTTCATCCAGAACTTAAATCTAGACCCAATAACCCTCATGTACTATTTAGTGATTTTATTAAAGCAGCGATAGAAAACGATAAATAA